Proteins found in one Arthrobacter sp. U41 genomic segment:
- the rplT gene encoding 50S ribosomal protein L20 translates to MARVKRAVNAHKKRRVILERAKGYRGQRSRLYRKAKEQLLHSFVYSYGDRKKKKGDFRRLWIQRINAASRANGLTYNRLIQGLKAAEVEVDRRMLAELAVSDANAFAALVQIAKDSLPADTSAPAVQAEAAPAVKKPAAKKAAAKKPAAKKPAAEKAAADKAAE, encoded by the coding sequence GTGGCACGTGTGAAGAGGGCGGTCAACGCCCACAAGAAGCGCCGGGTTATCCTTGAACGCGCAAAGGGCTACCGTGGACAGCGTTCACGCCTGTACCGCAAGGCTAAAGAGCAGCTGCTGCACTCGTTTGTGTACAGCTACGGCGACCGCAAGAAGAAGAAGGGCGACTTCCGCCGCCTCTGGATCCAGCGCATCAACGCTGCCTCCCGCGCCAACGGCCTGACCTACAACCGTCTGATCCAGGGCCTCAAGGCCGCTGAGGTCGAGGTTGACCGCCGGATGCTGGCCGAGCTTGCCGTTTCCGACGCCAACGCTTTCGCCGCGCTGGTCCAGATCGCCAAGGATTCGCTGCCCGCCGACACGTCCGCTCCGGCCGTCCAGGCTGAGGCTGCACCGGCCGTCAAGAAGCCTGCTGCCAAGAAGGCCGCCGCCAAGAAGCCGGCCGCCAAGAAGCCTGCCGCTGAAAAGGCTGCCGCCGACAAAGCTGCTGAGTAG
- the rpmI gene encoding 50S ribosomal protein L35, giving the protein MPKMKTHSGAKKRFKLTGSGKLRRQQANRRHYLEHKSSRLTRRLAGDKIVFKGDAKVIRKMLGI; this is encoded by the coding sequence ATGCCGAAGATGAAGACCCACAGTGGTGCTAAGAAGCGCTTCAAGCTGACCGGCAGCGGCAAGCTGCGCCGCCAGCAGGCCAACCGCCGCCACTACCTCGAGCACAAGTCCTCCAGGCTGACCCGCCGCCTCGCCGGCGACAAGATCGTCTTCAAGGGCGACGCCAAGGTCATCCGGAAGATGCTCGGCATCTAA
- a CDS encoding GlsB/YeaQ/YmgE family stress response membrane protein, producing the protein MGFLGWIILGLIVGAIVKAIMPGRVGGGWVTSLVLGVVGAVVGGWIGDLLFGGGRMEFWNLGSWILAIVGGLVVAGIYGAIKGRNRTT; encoded by the coding sequence ATGGGCTTTCTAGGCTGGATCATTCTCGGACTCATAGTAGGTGCAATCGTCAAGGCAATCATGCCTGGCAGGGTCGGTGGCGGCTGGGTCACCAGCCTGGTGCTCGGCGTTGTCGGAGCCGTTGTCGGCGGCTGGATCGGCGATCTGCTGTTCGGCGGCGGCCGGATGGAATTCTGGAATCTCGGTTCCTGGATACTGGCGATTGTCGGCGGCCTGGTAGTTGCCGGCATCTACGGTGCCATCAAAGGACGCAACAGGACCACGTAA
- a CDS encoding (deoxy)nucleoside triphosphate pyrophosphohydrolase, with protein MTGLISVAGGAVLDSLAEPGRLLVARRTAPPHFAGMWEFPGGKVESGETAEQALHRELLEELGVRVRLGDELAGGSADGWPLNERAAMRVWFAELLDGVPRPLQDHDELRWIDIRNREEVLALPWIPADLPIVEALLDRLQIPDSTAVSAR; from the coding sequence GTGACTGGACTGATCAGCGTCGCAGGCGGCGCCGTACTGGATTCCCTGGCCGAACCCGGCCGGCTGCTCGTGGCGCGACGGACGGCGCCCCCGCACTTCGCCGGCATGTGGGAGTTCCCCGGCGGCAAGGTCGAGTCCGGCGAGACGGCCGAGCAGGCGCTGCACCGCGAGCTGCTCGAAGAGCTTGGCGTGCGTGTCCGGCTGGGCGATGAACTGGCCGGCGGGTCCGCCGACGGCTGGCCGCTCAACGAGCGCGCCGCGATGCGGGTGTGGTTCGCAGAACTGCTCGACGGCGTTCCCCGCCCGCTCCAGGACCACGATGAGCTGCGCTGGATCGACATCCGGAACCGCGAAGAGGTGCTGGCCCTGCCGTGGATTCCGGCTGACCTGCCTATTGTCGAGGCGTTGCTGGACAGGCTTCAGATACCGGATTCAACGGCCGTGTCCGCGCGCTGA
- a CDS encoding NAD(P) transhydrogenase subunit alpha — protein sequence MDPITLLTVVVLAVFVGFEVVSKVTSKLHTPLMSGANAIHGIILVGAIIVAGQAGDPWLLTIALIAVVLATANLVGGFVVTDRMLEMFATRKPAGPRAGPGEGSK from the coding sequence ATGGATCCGATTACACTGCTGACCGTGGTGGTGCTCGCCGTGTTCGTAGGATTCGAAGTCGTCTCCAAGGTGACCAGCAAGCTGCACACACCGCTGATGTCCGGTGCCAACGCCATCCACGGCATCATCCTGGTGGGGGCCATCATCGTGGCCGGCCAGGCCGGTGACCCGTGGCTGCTGACGATCGCCCTCATCGCCGTGGTGCTGGCGACTGCCAACCTGGTCGGCGGATTTGTGGTGACGGACCGGATGCTGGAGATGTTCGCCACCCGGAAGCCTGCCGGACCCCGTGCCGGCCCGGGGGAGGGCAGCAAATGA
- a CDS encoding MFS transporter — protein MNFALYRELLAVRPIRRLLLVGMVARIPHSAAGVLLTLHIVLTLGQGYAAAGAAAAVMTIGIAVGAPWRGRRVDTVGLRRALVPSVISETVIWSVVPHVTYEVLLPLVFIGGLLTLPIFSVVRQSLGVLATGEQRRTAFALDAISTELVFMMGPAAGALVATAGFSVVGLTAVGIATSVSGLFLMWFNPPTRSADSDARSVAVFEASQQEAAEVAVVAAAPAHLQEAAAEFAPLAAAGERRRERAGLRHRVIHNFAWFTAAVAAVFAVAAGAGMVLSGTDVGIVAALETGGHQAEIGLVFLFWCGASVVGGLIYGALHRPISPILLLLGMSALTIPMAFAQDTWTLCLLSLLPGLLCAPVLSAASEKVAELVDERRRGEAMGWYGSALTGGVALGAPLAGVFIDGVGPSAGFVAVGSGGVVLCLLGLALKHRRRRRLTAA, from the coding sequence GTGAACTTCGCGCTGTACCGGGAGCTGCTGGCCGTTCGGCCGATCAGGCGGCTCCTGCTGGTGGGGATGGTCGCCCGCATACCGCACTCCGCGGCCGGGGTCCTGCTGACCCTGCACATCGTCCTGACCCTCGGGCAGGGCTACGCGGCCGCGGGGGCCGCCGCAGCCGTGATGACCATCGGCATTGCCGTCGGGGCGCCCTGGCGCGGCCGGCGCGTCGACACGGTGGGCCTGCGGCGCGCCCTCGTACCGTCCGTGATTTCAGAGACCGTCATCTGGTCCGTCGTGCCGCACGTGACCTACGAGGTCCTGCTGCCACTGGTGTTCATCGGCGGACTGCTGACGCTGCCGATCTTCAGTGTGGTGCGCCAGTCCCTCGGCGTACTTGCCACGGGGGAACAGCGCCGGACTGCGTTCGCCCTCGACGCCATCTCCACCGAACTGGTCTTTATGATGGGACCTGCTGCCGGTGCCCTGGTCGCGACGGCCGGATTCTCGGTCGTGGGGCTGACCGCCGTCGGGATCGCCACCTCGGTGTCCGGGCTGTTCCTGATGTGGTTCAACCCGCCGACCCGCAGCGCGGATTCCGACGCCCGGTCCGTAGCCGTGTTCGAGGCAAGCCAACAGGAAGCCGCCGAGGTCGCCGTGGTCGCCGCTGCCCCGGCGCACCTGCAGGAAGCCGCCGCCGAGTTCGCCCCGTTGGCCGCCGCCGGGGAACGGCGCCGGGAACGGGCCGGGCTGCGGCACAGGGTCATCCACAATTTCGCCTGGTTCACCGCCGCCGTAGCCGCCGTCTTCGCCGTCGCGGCCGGGGCGGGCATGGTCCTCAGCGGCACCGACGTCGGCATCGTGGCGGCGCTCGAAACCGGCGGCCACCAGGCCGAGATCGGGCTGGTGTTTCTCTTCTGGTGCGGCGCCTCGGTGGTCGGCGGGCTGATCTACGGCGCCCTGCACCGGCCCATTTCGCCGATCCTGCTGCTGCTCGGCATGTCCGCCCTGACCATTCCGATGGCCTTCGCGCAGGACACCTGGACCCTGTGCCTGCTCTCGCTGCTGCCGGGCCTGCTGTGCGCACCCGTGCTGTCGGCAGCCTCGGAGAAGGTCGCCGAACTTGTCGACGAGCGCCGCCGCGGTGAGGCGATGGGCTGGTACGGCTCGGCCCTCACCGGGGGCGTCGCCCTCGGCGCGCCGCTCGCCGGAGTCTTCATCGACGGCGTTGGCCCCTCCGCCGGCTTTGTGGCCGTCGGTTCGGGAGGCGTCGTGCTGTGCCTGCTTGGCCTTGCCTTGAAGCACCGCCGCCGGCGGCGCCTCACCGCTGCCTGA
- a CDS encoding Re/Si-specific NAD(P)(+) transhydrogenase subunit alpha, whose product MQVGVRREQRAGERRVAATPETVQQLTALGLDVAVESNAGTAAGYPDAAFAAAGAAIVPELTAESLDVLLHVRPLEPQTAAGLRPGTITIGFASPASELAAVGALAAAGVTSFALELVPRISRAQSMDALSSQSLVSGYRAVLEAALRYPRFFPLYMTAAGTIPPARVLILGAGVAGLQAIGTAKRLGARVSANDIRAASADEVASMGGTFINLDLDARTADTSAEGSGGYARELGEDRAKRQRALLAPHVAAADVLITTAAIPGRPAPLLVTSAMVAGMRAGSVVVDLAAESGGNVEGVIAGRDVQVPVDGGSVTLVGLQDAASAMPFDASRLFAKNVANLLALMTADGKVVPDFDDEVVAGACLTHGGSIRHAATAQALEALK is encoded by the coding sequence GTGCAGGTCGGTGTCAGGCGGGAGCAACGTGCAGGGGAGCGGCGGGTTGCCGCCACGCCGGAGACGGTGCAGCAACTCACGGCCCTCGGCCTGGACGTGGCGGTGGAGAGCAACGCGGGCACGGCGGCCGGCTATCCGGACGCAGCCTTCGCCGCAGCCGGAGCGGCAATCGTTCCGGAGCTGACCGCCGAATCCCTGGATGTGCTCCTGCACGTCCGGCCGCTGGAACCGCAGACCGCCGCAGGACTCCGGCCCGGCACCATCACGATCGGGTTCGCCTCGCCGGCGTCGGAGCTGGCAGCGGTGGGCGCCCTTGCCGCCGCGGGCGTGACCTCCTTCGCCCTCGAGCTGGTGCCGCGCATCTCCCGGGCCCAGTCCATGGACGCGCTCAGCTCCCAGTCGCTGGTCTCCGGCTACCGCGCCGTTCTCGAGGCGGCCCTGCGCTACCCCAGGTTCTTCCCGCTCTACATGACGGCCGCCGGAACGATCCCGCCCGCACGGGTGCTCATCCTGGGCGCCGGCGTCGCCGGGCTGCAGGCCATCGGCACCGCGAAACGCCTCGGGGCCAGGGTCTCCGCCAACGACATCCGGGCCGCTTCCGCCGACGAGGTCGCCTCGATGGGCGGCACCTTCATCAATCTGGATCTGGACGCTCGAACTGCGGACACGTCCGCTGAGGGCAGCGGCGGCTACGCCCGGGAGCTCGGCGAGGACCGGGCCAAACGCCAGCGCGCCCTCCTGGCCCCGCACGTCGCGGCGGCGGATGTCCTCATCACCACGGCGGCCATCCCCGGCCGCCCGGCCCCCCTGCTGGTGACCTCGGCCATGGTGGCCGGAATGCGGGCCGGTTCCGTCGTCGTCGACCTTGCGGCGGAATCCGGCGGGAACGTCGAAGGCGTCATCGCGGGCCGGGACGTCCAGGTCCCGGTGGACGGCGGTTCCGTGACCCTGGTGGGGCTGCAGGACGCCGCCTCGGCGATGCCTTTTGATGCTTCCCGGCTGTTTGCCAAGAATGTCGCGAACCTGTTGGCCCTGATGACCGCCGACGGCAAGGTCGTCCCGGACTTCGACGACGAAGTCGTCGCGGGCGCCTGCCTCACCCACGGCGGCTCCATCCGTCATGCCGCCACCGCCCAAGCCCTGGAGGCCCTCAAATGA
- the infC gene encoding translation initiation factor IF-3 encodes MRLVGPAGEQVGVVRIEDALRLAAESDLDLVEVAPQAKPPVCKLMDFGKYKYEAAVKAREARKNQTNTVLKEIRFRLKIDTHDYETKRGHALRFLGAGDKVKAMIQFRGREQQRPEMGIRLLQRFADDVAEVGVVESSPRIDGRNMVMVVGPLKNKAEAKAEARRASQRAEAKAENEAKASGGGRVDTSGAVDAPLTQSLADLLPEGYQVRTEPEPEVTEAEVTAPETPATEAPAAEAAPAVDEAPAEKTAEAVVAAPAAKAEEAPAAKAPAAETPKQEAPKAPKAAPKREAPKAEAPKAATKPAVAKAPAAPKAAAKAPEAAPVPEAEKAAPAAAPKPVAAPKPVPRPAAPKPAARPAAPKAAAKPGTKKTN; translated from the coding sequence GTGCGGCTGGTCGGCCCTGCAGGCGAGCAAGTAGGCGTTGTCCGTATTGAGGATGCCCTGCGTTTGGCTGCCGAGTCCGATCTTGATCTCGTTGAAGTTGCACCGCAGGCCAAGCCTCCGGTGTGCAAGCTGATGGACTTCGGCAAGTACAAGTACGAAGCCGCTGTCAAGGCACGCGAGGCCCGGAAGAACCAGACCAACACGGTCCTGAAGGAAATCCGCTTCCGCCTGAAGATCGACACCCACGACTACGAGACGAAGCGCGGCCACGCGCTCCGCTTCCTCGGCGCCGGTGACAAGGTCAAGGCCATGATCCAGTTCCGCGGCCGTGAGCAGCAGCGCCCCGAGATGGGCATCCGTCTGCTCCAGCGCTTCGCGGACGACGTCGCCGAAGTCGGCGTCGTGGAGTCCAGCCCGCGGATCGACGGCCGCAACATGGTCATGGTGGTCGGCCCGCTGAAGAACAAGGCAGAAGCCAAGGCAGAGGCCCGCCGCGCATCGCAGCGTGCGGAAGCCAAGGCCGAGAACGAAGCCAAGGCTTCCGGCGGCGGCCGCGTTGATACGTCCGGCGCCGTGGATGCACCCCTGACGCAGTCGCTCGCCGATCTGCTTCCGGAGGGCTACCAGGTCCGCACCGAGCCCGAGCCTGAGGTAACCGAAGCTGAAGTCACCGCACCGGAGACTCCGGCGACGGAGGCCCCCGCCGCGGAGGCTGCTCCCGCCGTCGACGAGGCCCCGGCCGAGAAGACCGCAGAAGCTGTGGTGGCGGCCCCGGCCGCCAAGGCCGAGGAAGCCCCGGCTGCCAAGGCTCCCGCCGCGGAAACGCCGAAGCAGGAGGCCCCCAAGGCTCCCAAGGCGGCCCCGAAGCGGGAAGCCCCGAAGGCTGAGGCTCCGAAAGCGGCCACCAAGCCGGCAGTAGCCAAGGCGCCCGCAGCGCCCAAGGCCGCCGCCAAGGCTCCGGAAGCCGCACCGGTTCCCGAGGCTGAAAAGGCCGCTCCGGCGGCAGCGCCGAAGCCGGTTGCCGCCCCGAAACCGGTCCCGCGTCCCGCGGCGCCGAAGCCTGCTGCACGGCCGGCTGCCCCGAAGGCGGCCGCCAAACCGGGCACCAAGAAGACCAACTAG
- a CDS encoding TrmH family RNA methyltransferase: protein MNETGRPQDDLLSNPRADRVRKVAQLAGRPARLKRSEFLAEGPQAVREALVLHQKRIAMGEPGIVYEVYASESCLDRHPDLETLAEGTTAYLATDEVLAAMADTVTPQGVLAVCGFLDVSLEQVLDAGPRLIAVLCQVRDPGNAGTVLRAADAAGADAVILTGSSVDIYNPKAVRSTAGSLFHLPVVLGADVAELVARCKERGIGVLAADGHGQLDLDRLQDQNAARRLGAPALESEYALENPTAWLFGNEAQGLTEEELALADHRVAVPVYGAAESLNLGTAATVCLYASARSQQDGGRPRG from the coding sequence ATGAACGAAACCGGGCGCCCGCAAGATGATCTACTTTCCAACCCCCGAGCCGATCGGGTCAGGAAGGTGGCCCAGCTTGCCGGGCGCCCGGCCCGTTTAAAGCGCAGCGAGTTCCTGGCGGAGGGTCCGCAGGCGGTCCGGGAGGCCTTGGTCCTGCACCAGAAGCGGATTGCCATGGGGGAGCCCGGCATCGTCTACGAGGTCTACGCGAGCGAGTCCTGCCTGGACCGGCACCCGGACCTGGAGACCCTCGCGGAGGGCACCACCGCCTACCTCGCCACCGACGAAGTGCTCGCAGCCATGGCGGACACCGTCACCCCGCAGGGCGTTCTCGCGGTCTGCGGCTTCCTGGACGTGAGCCTTGAGCAGGTGCTCGACGCCGGACCGCGGCTCATTGCCGTGCTGTGCCAGGTCCGCGATCCCGGCAACGCCGGCACCGTGCTCCGGGCCGCGGACGCGGCCGGCGCGGACGCGGTCATCCTTACCGGTTCCAGCGTCGACATCTACAACCCCAAGGCCGTGCGCTCGACGGCGGGATCACTCTTCCACCTGCCTGTGGTGCTCGGCGCCGACGTGGCGGAACTCGTGGCCCGCTGCAAGGAACGCGGCATCGGAGTCCTCGCCGCGGACGGTCACGGCCAGCTTGACCTGGACCGGCTGCAGGACCAGAACGCGGCCCGCCGGCTCGGCGCCCCGGCCCTGGAGTCCGAGTACGCCCTGGAGAACCCGACGGCGTGGCTCTTTGGCAACGAGGCCCAGGGCCTGACCGAGGAGGAACTCGCCCTCGCCGACCACCGGGTGGCCGTGCCGGTGTACGGGGCCGCCGAGAGCCTCAATCTCGGGACCGCGGCGACCGTTTGCCTCTACGCCAGTGCCCGCTCCCAGCAGGATGGCGGACGCCCGCGCGGCTAG
- a CDS encoding MFS transporter: MTTTTHAPLARKTGTRHLALAILSLAMGGFGIGTTEFTMMGLLKEVEQGLNISTPEAGHLISAYALGVVVGAPLLAAVGARMPRKYLALGLMLFFSIANLTSFIAPDYGTMLVSRFAAGLPHGAFFGVAAVIAASLVAPTKRGWAISMVMAGLTVSNVIGVPFGTWLGQTYGWRLLFLLVGVIGILTLVMLWKFLPFQQPHADASFRRELGALKRLQVWLAILIGIVGFGGFFATYTYIAHTMTSVAGIPAAWLPLVVALYGLGMVAGNIVGGRIADRSVMGTIYWVLPGIAVALVVYAVAVHWPWSAYVMVFVVGGAGSLLVPALQTRLLDASPDAPSLASSLNHAALNVANALGAFLGGLVIAWGWGYVAPALVGAGLAILGLGVALISGLVERKRPLVR; encoded by the coding sequence ATGACTACCACCACACACGCCCCGCTGGCGCGCAAAACCGGCACCCGCCACCTGGCCCTTGCCATCCTTTCCCTTGCCATGGGCGGATTCGGCATCGGCACCACGGAGTTCACCATGATGGGCCTGCTCAAGGAGGTCGAGCAAGGGCTGAACATCAGCACCCCGGAAGCGGGCCACCTCATCTCCGCTTACGCCCTCGGTGTGGTGGTCGGGGCCCCGCTGCTGGCTGCTGTCGGTGCCAGGATGCCGCGGAAGTACCTGGCCCTGGGACTGATGCTGTTCTTCAGTATCGCGAATCTGACGTCCTTTATCGCACCCGACTACGGCACCATGCTGGTGTCGCGCTTCGCCGCCGGGCTGCCCCACGGAGCCTTCTTCGGCGTCGCGGCCGTGATCGCGGCGTCACTGGTCGCGCCGACCAAGCGCGGCTGGGCCATCTCGATGGTCATGGCCGGCCTGACCGTCTCCAACGTCATCGGCGTCCCCTTTGGCACCTGGCTGGGCCAGACCTACGGCTGGCGGCTGCTGTTCCTGCTGGTAGGTGTGATCGGCATTCTCACGCTGGTGATGCTCTGGAAGTTCCTGCCGTTCCAGCAGCCGCACGCCGACGCGAGCTTCCGCCGGGAACTGGGCGCCCTCAAACGGCTCCAGGTCTGGCTGGCGATCCTGATCGGCATTGTCGGCTTCGGCGGTTTCTTCGCCACCTACACCTACATCGCCCACACCATGACCTCGGTGGCGGGCATTCCCGCGGCGTGGCTCCCGCTGGTCGTCGCGCTGTACGGGCTGGGTATGGTGGCCGGCAACATCGTCGGCGGCCGGATCGCGGACAGGTCCGTAATGGGAACGATCTACTGGGTGCTGCCCGGTATCGCCGTGGCCCTGGTGGTCTACGCCGTCGCCGTGCACTGGCCGTGGTCCGCCTACGTGATGGTCTTCGTCGTCGGCGGCGCCGGTTCATTGCTGGTCCCGGCGCTGCAGACCCGGCTGCTGGATGCTTCCCCGGATGCGCCCTCGCTGGCCTCCTCGCTCAACCATGCGGCCCTCAACGTCGCCAACGCCTTGGGAGCCTTCCTCGGCGGCCTCGTGATCGCCTGGGGCTGGGGCTACGTCGCGCCCGCCCTGGTCGGAGCCGGGCTCGCCATCCTGGGCCTCGGCGTCGCCCTCATCAGCGGGCTCGTGGAACGCAAAAGGCCGCTGGTCCGGTAG
- a CDS encoding NAD(P)(+) transhydrogenase (Re/Si-specific) subunit beta — protein sequence MSVLGPGWTSLFYLVAAVCFILALKGLSSPRTARRGNAIGAAGALVAVVTVFLSAKLENIPLIIAAIAAGSAVAVPVARRVQMTQMPQLVALFNGVGGGAAALVAVLELGHSGDPWVRLAVVFTMLVGSVSFAGSAVTVGKLQELISTRPLLFPGMPAVMGVVVLGAAAAGGLVIATGSVGWAMALLVLGLVAGLLLVLPVGGADVPIVISLLNAFTGLAVAASGIVLGNVLLLVAGTLVGASGTILTKVMASAMGRGVTGIMFGAFRGGSTAGSTVQSDRPVRSSSPEDVAVQLGYAQRVVIVPGYGLAVAQGQHTIAELATALAARGVEVVFAIHPVAGRMPGHMNVLLAEANVPYEALKELEEANPEFPNTDVALVVGANDVVNPAAKSTPGAPIYGMPILEVAQAGQVVFLKRSMRPGFAGIENELLFDPKTTLLFGDAKESLTRVLGAVKAL from the coding sequence ATGAGCGTCCTTGGTCCGGGGTGGACGTCCCTGTTCTACCTCGTGGCCGCGGTCTGCTTCATCCTCGCATTGAAGGGCCTGAGCTCTCCCCGGACCGCCCGGCGGGGCAACGCCATCGGGGCGGCCGGCGCCCTCGTGGCCGTGGTGACGGTGTTCCTCTCGGCGAAACTGGAGAACATCCCGCTGATCATCGCCGCGATCGCCGCCGGTTCCGCCGTGGCCGTTCCGGTGGCCCGGCGCGTGCAGATGACCCAAATGCCCCAACTGGTCGCCCTGTTCAACGGGGTCGGCGGCGGAGCGGCCGCGCTGGTCGCGGTGCTCGAACTCGGCCACAGCGGGGATCCCTGGGTGCGGCTGGCCGTGGTGTTCACGATGCTGGTCGGCTCGGTGTCCTTTGCCGGGTCGGCCGTGACGGTGGGCAAACTGCAGGAACTGATCAGCACCCGCCCGCTGCTTTTCCCCGGCATGCCGGCGGTGATGGGCGTTGTGGTGCTGGGGGCCGCCGCGGCCGGAGGCCTCGTCATCGCCACAGGATCCGTCGGCTGGGCCATGGCCCTGCTGGTGCTGGGCCTGGTGGCCGGCCTCCTGCTGGTGCTTCCCGTCGGCGGGGCCGACGTGCCGATCGTGATCTCGCTGCTCAACGCCTTCACCGGGCTCGCGGTTGCTGCCTCCGGCATCGTGCTGGGCAATGTGCTCCTGCTCGTCGCCGGCACGCTCGTCGGGGCCAGCGGTACCATCCTGACCAAAGTGATGGCGTCCGCCATGGGCCGGGGCGTTACGGGCATCATGTTCGGAGCGTTCCGGGGAGGCTCGACCGCGGGATCAACTGTGCAGAGCGACCGGCCGGTGCGCTCCTCCTCTCCCGAGGACGTCGCAGTCCAGCTCGGCTACGCGCAGCGTGTGGTGATTGTCCCCGGCTACGGACTCGCCGTGGCCCAGGGCCAGCACACCATCGCCGAGCTCGCCACTGCCCTGGCGGCCCGCGGCGTCGAGGTGGTCTTTGCCATCCACCCGGTGGCCGGGCGGATGCCGGGCCACATGAACGTGCTGCTCGCGGAAGCGAATGTCCCCTATGAGGCTCTGAAGGAGCTGGAGGAAGCCAACCCGGAGTTCCCGAACACGGACGTGGCCCTCGTCGTGGGCGCCAACGATGTCGTCAACCCGGCGGCCAAGTCAACCCCCGGCGCACCGATTTACGGGATGCCGATCCTGGAGGTGGCCCAGGCCGGGCAGGTGGTGTTCCTCAAACGCTCCATGCGGCCGGGCTTCGCCGGAATCGAGAACGAGCTGCTGTTTGATCCGAAGACCACGCTCCTGTTTGGGGACGCCAAGGAATCGCTCACCCGTGTCCTGGGCGCCGTGAAGGCCCTCTAG
- a CDS encoding DUF1844 domain-containing protein, translating into MSTSDSNSHVYEPASAQGDVSQQIRDISEVPAIEVITTAAVHLMSAAAVKLGLAAEENAEELKDLDEARKLITALAGLVTAAAPEIGSQHAGPLRDGLRSLQLAFREESSIPDAPGKGPGEKYTGPVN; encoded by the coding sequence ATGAGCACTTCAGACAGTAATTCACACGTTTACGAGCCCGCCAGCGCCCAGGGCGACGTCTCACAGCAGATCCGCGACATCTCCGAGGTGCCCGCCATCGAGGTCATCACCACCGCCGCCGTGCACCTTATGAGTGCCGCTGCCGTGAAGCTTGGCCTCGCCGCCGAGGAGAACGCCGAAGAGCTCAAGGACCTCGACGAGGCCCGCAAGCTGATCACGGCCCTGGCCGGCCTGGTCACCGCCGCGGCGCCCGAGATCGGTTCCCAGCACGCCGGCCCGTTGCGCGACGGACTGCGTTCCCTGCAGCTGGCCTTCCGCGAGGAATCCAGCATCCCGGATGCGCCGGGCAAGGGCCCGGGCGAGAAGTACACCGGCCCGGTCAACTAG